From a region of the Tenggerimyces flavus genome:
- a CDS encoding response regulator transcription factor has protein sequence MNETVRVVLADDHPIVRDGLRTLLGSLPGVELVGEAATGREAIRETVLHKPEVVVMDLQMPDLDGIEATRQVLKAVPGVAVLVLTMYDDDDSVFAAMRAGARGYLLKGAGQDEIANAIRAVANGQAIFGPGVATRVLGYFAAPPRVDEPFPELTGREREVLDLIAAGLSNTAIASRLALAGKTVANHISNIFAKLQVAGRAEAIARARKEGLGGTA, from the coding sequence GTGAACGAGACCGTGCGCGTGGTGCTGGCCGACGACCACCCGATCGTCCGGGACGGGCTGCGAACGTTGCTCGGCTCGCTCCCCGGCGTCGAGCTCGTCGGCGAGGCTGCCACCGGCCGCGAGGCGATCCGCGAGACCGTGCTGCACAAGCCCGAGGTCGTGGTGATGGACCTGCAGATGCCCGACCTGGACGGGATCGAGGCGACCCGCCAGGTCCTCAAGGCGGTCCCGGGCGTGGCCGTTCTCGTGCTCACGATGTACGACGACGATGACTCGGTGTTCGCGGCGATGCGCGCCGGCGCCCGCGGCTACCTGTTGAAGGGCGCCGGGCAGGACGAGATCGCCAACGCGATCAGGGCGGTCGCCAACGGCCAGGCGATCTTCGGCCCCGGTGTCGCGACCAGAGTGCTCGGCTACTTCGCCGCGCCGCCGCGCGTCGACGAGCCGTTCCCCGAGCTCACCGGGCGCGAACGTGAGGTGCTCGACCTCATCGCCGCCGGCCTGTCCAACACCGCGATCGCCAGCAGGCTCGCGCTCGCGGGCAAGACCGTCGCCAACCACATCTCGAACATCTTCGCCAAGCTCCAGGTCGCGGGAAGGGCCGAGGCGATCGCCCGTGCCCGCAAGGAAGGCCTGGGCGGCACCGCATGA
- a CDS encoding phosphate ABC transporter ATP-binding protein, giving the protein MSIETNPEQLAPDSGKHIGDVTELLPAVRATATVPVASGPIKGSTLIAEAVSAWFGTHKVLEQVDLTMPAGTVTALIGPSGCGKSTFLRILNRMHELIPAAALAGSVRLDGDDIYDAGHRITETRRRIGMVFQKPNPFPTMTIADNVTAGLKLTGQRVSRSGRDGLIEECLTKAGLWREVKDRMNEPGGALSGGQQQRLCIARSLAVRPDVLLMDEPCSALDPTSTRRIEETIGELAHEVTIVIVTHNMQQAARVSQQCAFFLAEQGTPGYIVESGETATIFSNPQDPRTYDYVNGRFG; this is encoded by the coding sequence ATGTCGATCGAGACCAACCCCGAGCAGCTCGCCCCGGACAGCGGGAAGCACATCGGTGACGTGACCGAGCTTCTGCCCGCGGTACGGGCGACCGCCACCGTCCCCGTGGCGTCCGGCCCGATCAAGGGCTCGACGCTGATCGCCGAGGCGGTGTCGGCGTGGTTCGGTACGCACAAGGTGCTCGAGCAGGTCGACCTGACGATGCCGGCCGGTACGGTGACCGCGCTGATCGGCCCTTCAGGCTGCGGAAAGTCGACGTTCCTGCGGATCCTCAACCGCATGCACGAGCTGATCCCCGCGGCCGCGCTGGCGGGATCGGTACGGCTCGACGGCGACGACATCTACGACGCCGGGCACCGGATCACCGAGACGCGGCGGCGGATCGGGATGGTGTTCCAGAAGCCGAATCCGTTCCCGACGATGACGATCGCGGACAACGTGACGGCGGGCTTGAAGCTCACCGGGCAGCGGGTCTCGCGTTCGGGCCGGGACGGGCTGATCGAGGAGTGCCTGACGAAGGCCGGCCTGTGGCGTGAGGTGAAGGACCGCATGAACGAGCCCGGCGGAGCGCTGTCGGGTGGCCAGCAGCAGCGGCTGTGCATCGCGCGCTCGTTGGCCGTACGGCCGGACGTTCTGCTGATGGACGAGCCGTGCTCGGCGCTCGACCCGACGTCGACGCGGCGCATCGAGGAGACGATCGGCGAGCTGGCGCACGAGGTCACGATCGTGATCGTCACGCACAACATGCAGCAGGCCGCCCGGGTCTCGCAACAGTGCGCGTTCTTCCTTGCCGAGCAGGGAACTCCGGGCTACATCGTGGAGTCGGGGGAGACCGCGACGATCTTCTCCAACCCGCAGGACCCGCGGACGTACGACTACGTCAACGGCCGCTTCGGCTGA
- a CDS encoding methyltransferase encodes MTENAGERLAWLADGYLATQLLYVATELGVADALADKPLNTAELAAAVDADAVVLRRILRGLAAERVLEESPDGRFALTPTGELLRADAQGSLRGYVLARGRLYYEALGGLLRSAKTGGVPFEHVHGSAFFDYLAARPEEMASFQGSMSARLSREARAVVAAYDFTRFRSLVDVGGGRGTLLEAILASAPGLEGTLFDQPEVVKDSKLPSHAGDFFVSVPAGADVYLLSRVLHDWDDDRAVAILRTCRAAMPDSGTLLIVESVLPELAAEQPGAIRMDLHMLLLLHGRERTEAEYAELLARAGLRLTATIPADSVTGLHLLEARA; translated from the coding sequence TTGACCGAGAACGCCGGAGAACGCCTTGCCTGGTTGGCGGATGGCTACCTCGCCACGCAACTGCTGTACGTCGCGACCGAGCTGGGAGTCGCTGACGCGCTGGCGGACAAGCCCCTGAACACGGCGGAGTTGGCGGCAGCGGTGGACGCCGATGCCGTTGTGCTGCGGCGGATCCTGCGTGGTCTGGCGGCGGAGCGCGTACTCGAGGAGTCGCCGGACGGGCGGTTCGCGTTGACGCCGACGGGCGAGCTGCTGCGCGCGGACGCCCAAGGATCTCTGCGCGGTTACGTGTTGGCGCGCGGACGGTTGTACTACGAGGCACTCGGTGGCCTGCTCCGATCGGCCAAGACGGGCGGGGTGCCGTTCGAGCACGTGCACGGCAGCGCGTTCTTCGACTACCTGGCGGCGCGTCCCGAGGAGATGGCCTCGTTCCAGGGCTCGATGTCCGCCCGGTTGAGCCGCGAAGCGCGTGCCGTAGTCGCGGCGTACGACTTCACCAGGTTCCGCTCGCTCGTCGACGTCGGCGGTGGCCGCGGCACGCTCCTCGAGGCGATTCTCGCCTCCGCGCCAGGCCTCGAGGGAACGCTGTTCGACCAACCCGAGGTCGTCAAGGACTCCAAACTGCCCAGCCACGCGGGCGACTTCTTCGTCTCCGTCCCAGCCGGCGCCGACGTGTACCTGCTGTCCCGAGTCCTGCACGACTGGGACGACGACCGCGCCGTGGCGATCCTGCGCACCTGCCGCGCCGCGATGCCCGACAGCGGCACCCTGCTGATTGTCGAGTCCGTCCTCCCCGAGCTCGCCGCCGAGCAACCCGGGGCGATCCGGATGGACCTGCACATGCTGTTGCTCCTGCACGGCCGGGAGCGCACGGAGGCGGAGTACGCGGAGCTCCTCGCCAGAGCCGGCTTGAGGCTGACCGCCACCATCCCGGCCGACAGCGTCACCGGCCTGCACCTCCTCGAGGCCCGGGCCTAG
- a CDS encoding sortase, with protein MTATQTAEPSVVQVLLTLAALALWVVGYLVVIAPVQQDRAQQVLYSTFREQVALATAPIGGMIPPGAPVAVLEIPGVALREVVVEGTAASDLTSGPGHRRDTPLPGQVGVSILYGRGGTFGGPFGQVPVLRKGDRVTAVTGQGSFEYRVDGVRRTGDPLPQPLADGGARLTLVTAEGEGRFAEISRDETVYVDATLLDEAVPSPGGRPNLIPQPERAMQPDPSALVPLVLWLQALAMAMGLFVWARARWGRWQVWMVGAPVILALAWRATEYAAQLLPNLM; from the coding sequence GTGACCGCGACCCAGACCGCCGAGCCGTCGGTCGTTCAGGTGCTGTTGACGCTTGCGGCACTGGCGCTCTGGGTCGTGGGGTACCTGGTCGTCATCGCGCCGGTGCAGCAGGACCGTGCGCAGCAGGTGCTGTACTCGACGTTCCGCGAACAGGTCGCGCTGGCGACGGCGCCCATTGGCGGCATGATCCCGCCCGGAGCTCCCGTCGCCGTGCTCGAGATCCCCGGCGTCGCGCTGCGGGAGGTCGTGGTCGAGGGGACGGCGGCGAGTGATCTGACGAGCGGGCCGGGGCATCGGCGGGACACGCCGTTGCCCGGTCAGGTGGGTGTCTCGATCCTGTACGGGCGAGGCGGGACGTTCGGTGGTCCGTTCGGGCAGGTTCCCGTTCTACGTAAGGGCGATCGGGTCACGGCCGTGACGGGGCAGGGCAGCTTCGAGTACCGCGTCGACGGGGTACGTCGTACCGGCGACCCGTTGCCGCAACCGCTCGCCGACGGCGGGGCACGGCTCACGCTGGTCACCGCCGAGGGCGAGGGACGGTTCGCGGAGATCTCGCGCGACGAGACCGTGTACGTCGACGCGACGTTGCTCGACGAGGCGGTGCCGTCGCCGGGTGGCCGGCCGAACCTCATCCCGCAACCCGAGCGAGCCATGCAGCCCGACCCGTCCGCGCTGGTGCCGTTGGTGTTGTGGCTGCAGGCGCTCGCTATGGCGATGGGTCTGTTCGTGTGGGCGCGGGCGCGTTGGGGCCGGTGGCAGGTGTGGATGGTGGGCGCGCCGGTGATCCTGGCGCTGGCCTGGCGGGCGACCGAGTACGCCGCGCAGCTGTTGCCGAACCTGATGTGA
- a CDS encoding PstS family phosphate ABC transporter substrate-binding protein, translating to MRKIIKRGLAVTAAAVLSVGLAASTALGDPGNYHPAFATDTSDVVGVGSDTSELVLNALADGLAPNFTDGFNELGRNGVVGGGDDNPADRLASFDATGSANITIRPGLSIPRPNGSSQGIAALQARPQIDFARSSRALTAAEVSAGLRMVPFARDTLVLVTNSGRTAPATLTNAQLLGIYECTITNWSQVSGTPAGVIKPLIPQTGSGSRQFFIDQLTAIKGSPYNPNQPCLTVTQEHDPAPVIANSPNAIGPFSLGRFNQLPAATKSQLRTFTNPRWTRVLYNILRATQVTTAKNAAVFSSTGFICSTKGKAIVTANGFQTLASGCGIPRTTPLP from the coding sequence ATGCGGAAGATCATCAAGCGCGGCCTCGCGGTTACCGCCGCTGCCGTCCTGAGCGTGGGTCTCGCGGCCTCCACCGCGCTCGGCGACCCGGGCAACTACCACCCGGCGTTCGCCACCGACACCAGCGATGTCGTGGGCGTGGGCTCGGACACCTCCGAGCTCGTGCTGAACGCCCTCGCGGACGGCCTCGCCCCGAACTTCACCGACGGCTTCAACGAGCTTGGCCGTAACGGTGTCGTCGGCGGTGGCGACGACAACCCGGCCGACCGCCTCGCGTCGTTCGACGCGACCGGCTCGGCGAACATCACGATCCGCCCGGGTCTGTCGATCCCGCGGCCGAACGGCTCGTCGCAGGGCATCGCGGCGCTGCAGGCCCGTCCCCAGATCGACTTCGCGCGTTCGTCGCGTGCGCTGACGGCGGCCGAGGTTTCTGCCGGTCTGCGCATGGTTCCGTTCGCTCGCGACACGCTCGTCCTGGTCACGAACTCGGGCCGTACGGCTCCGGCGACGCTGACCAACGCGCAACTCCTCGGCATCTACGAGTGCACGATCACCAACTGGAGCCAGGTCTCCGGTACCCCGGCTGGTGTCATCAAGCCGCTGATCCCGCAGACCGGTTCGGGCTCGCGTCAGTTCTTCATCGACCAGCTGACGGCGATCAAGGGCTCGCCGTACAACCCCAACCAGCCCTGCCTGACGGTGACGCAGGAGCACGACCCGGCTCCGGTCATCGCCAACTCCCCCAACGCCATCGGACCGTTCTCGCTCGGCCGCTTCAACCAGCTGCCGGCCGCGACGAAGTCGCAGCTCCGCACGTTCACCAACCCCCGCTGGACGCGCGTGCTCTACAACATCCTCCGCGCCACCCAGGTGACGACCGCCAAGAACGCCGCGGTCTTCAGCTCGACCGGCTTCATCTGCAGCACCAAGGGCAAGGCGATCGTCACGGCCAACGGCTTCCAGACCCTCGCCAGCGGCTGCGGCATCCCCCGCACCACCCCGCTGCCGTAA
- a CDS encoding TetR/AcrR family transcriptional regulator → MPERSPDPARRSERSRTAILSATRKLSAELGYQAMSIEAIAAAAGVGKQTIYRWWPSKGVLMLDMWGEQVQLQGEFPDTGDVAADLKVQIRGLVELANDPELGPSLRSLIGAAQHEPALLEELLTSIVRPRIEACKRRLRKAQEDGQINRGVDLDIAVDLLYGGFYHRLVLPVTRLDDAFVNGIVDEALRGIGATL, encoded by the coding sequence ATGCCCGAGCGAAGTCCCGATCCCGCCCGCCGCAGTGAGCGGTCGCGGACCGCGATCCTCAGCGCCACGCGCAAGCTCAGCGCCGAGCTGGGGTACCAGGCCATGTCGATCGAGGCGATCGCGGCGGCCGCCGGCGTGGGGAAGCAGACGATCTACCGGTGGTGGCCGTCCAAGGGCGTGCTCATGCTCGACATGTGGGGCGAACAGGTCCAGCTGCAGGGCGAGTTCCCCGACACCGGCGACGTCGCCGCGGACCTGAAAGTGCAGATCCGCGGCCTCGTGGAGCTCGCGAACGACCCGGAGCTCGGACCCTCGCTGCGGTCGCTGATCGGCGCCGCCCAGCACGAGCCGGCGCTCCTCGAGGAGTTATTGACCAGCATCGTCCGCCCGCGGATCGAGGCCTGCAAGCGCCGCCTGCGCAAGGCCCAGGAGGACGGACAGATCAACCGAGGCGTCGACCTCGACATCGCGGTCGACCTGCTCTACGGCGGCTTCTACCACCGGTTGGTCCTGCCTGTCACCCGGCTCGACGACGCGTTCGTCAACGGCATCGTCGACGAAGCCCTGCGCGGCATCGGGGCAACGTTGTGA
- a CDS encoding sensor histidine kinase, with product MSARRVAWLLAAVLVLELAAVTTGVWVAGSDAQAVVESYTLTNTAFGLTFGSCGFVIAYFRPKNPIGWLFLAGAIGHLTSAWMAPWGAYGVEAGWPEVALKLLATIFALAWPMGIGLAFPLALLLFPDGKPPSPRWRWVVYAFVLAGLLFVTWLGTEPGELVPGATSYLVLPFYDSLTWLWSVATVVGLPQALLVIVSLIVRYRRGDEMVRRQLLWFLLAVILAFAMNAQRFVSGDGPILLLLGFGLIPAAVAIAIVRHQLFDIRLVVSRTVTYLLLTAAVVAGYIGLVAMLDNAVRQQIGLGSSILATIVIAVVFNPVRVRLQGVVDRLFYGDRGDPVRAISRVGQRLLETDGADQTLTLDAVREALRLPYAELAADGQAIASSGVKTDRVHAVPLRLGDETLGELVVGLRTGEDRLSAADAHVLELMAVPLTMAVRSAALAAEVQDSRERIVAGREEERRRLRRDLHDGLGPTLTGVAYKLDAARNMLTTEPERTEQLLRELRATTTGAIDDIRRVVYGLRPPSLDELGLAGALRQQAGRLSSRSDGSPLAVLVKAPAEMPELPAAVEVAAYRIAVEALTNVARHSSATEAVVELTVADGALHVEVADDHRSQAPWRPGVGLSAMVERATEVGGTCTAGPSPSGGRVLASLPI from the coding sequence ATGAGCGCACGACGGGTGGCGTGGCTGCTCGCGGCCGTCCTGGTCCTCGAACTGGCCGCGGTCACGACCGGCGTGTGGGTCGCGGGATCCGACGCGCAGGCAGTCGTCGAGTCGTACACGTTGACGAACACCGCGTTCGGCCTGACGTTCGGCAGCTGCGGGTTCGTGATCGCCTACTTCCGGCCCAAGAATCCGATCGGATGGCTGTTCCTGGCCGGAGCGATCGGGCACCTGACCTCGGCCTGGATGGCGCCGTGGGGCGCGTACGGCGTCGAGGCCGGCTGGCCGGAGGTCGCCCTCAAGCTGCTGGCGACGATCTTCGCGCTCGCCTGGCCAATGGGGATCGGTCTCGCGTTTCCCCTTGCGCTGTTGCTGTTTCCCGATGGCAAGCCACCTTCGCCGCGCTGGCGATGGGTCGTGTACGCGTTCGTCCTTGCCGGCTTGCTGTTCGTCACCTGGTTGGGGACCGAGCCGGGCGAGCTCGTGCCAGGAGCCACGTCGTACCTGGTCCTGCCGTTCTACGACTCGCTGACCTGGCTGTGGTCGGTGGCGACGGTCGTTGGACTCCCGCAGGCACTGCTGGTGATCGTCAGCCTCATCGTCCGCTACCGCCGCGGCGACGAGATGGTACGGCGACAGCTGCTCTGGTTCCTGCTCGCGGTGATCCTCGCGTTCGCGATGAACGCGCAGCGCTTCGTCTCCGGCGACGGACCGATCCTGCTGCTGCTCGGGTTCGGGCTTATCCCCGCGGCGGTGGCGATCGCGATCGTGCGGCACCAGCTGTTCGACATCCGCCTCGTGGTGTCCCGGACGGTCACGTACCTGCTGCTCACCGCCGCGGTCGTCGCCGGCTACATCGGCCTGGTCGCCATGCTGGACAACGCGGTACGCCAGCAGATCGGACTGGGTTCGTCGATCCTCGCGACGATCGTCATCGCCGTCGTCTTCAACCCCGTGAGGGTCCGGCTGCAAGGCGTCGTCGACAGGCTGTTCTACGGCGACCGCGGCGACCCGGTGCGAGCGATTTCCCGTGTGGGGCAACGGCTTCTGGAGACCGACGGCGCCGATCAGACGCTGACGTTGGACGCCGTACGCGAAGCCCTGCGCCTCCCGTACGCCGAGCTGGCAGCCGACGGCCAAGCGATCGCCTCGTCTGGCGTGAAGACGGACCGCGTGCACGCCGTACCCCTGCGGCTGGGCGACGAGACCCTCGGCGAGCTCGTCGTCGGCCTGCGTACCGGCGAGGACCGGCTGTCCGCAGCCGACGCGCACGTGCTGGAGTTGATGGCCGTTCCGCTCACGATGGCGGTACGGTCCGCCGCCCTCGCCGCCGAGGTGCAGGACTCGCGCGAACGGATCGTCGCCGGCCGCGAGGAGGAACGGCGAAGGCTGCGCCGCGACCTGCACGACGGGCTCGGCCCAACGCTGACCGGCGTCGCGTACAAGCTCGACGCCGCGCGCAACATGCTGACCACCGAGCCCGAACGCACCGAGCAGCTGCTCCGCGAGTTGCGGGCGACCACGACCGGGGCGATCGACGACATCCGGCGCGTGGTGTACGGACTCCGCCCGCCGTCGCTCGACGAGCTCGGCCTCGCCGGAGCGCTACGGCAACAGGCCGGACGGCTGTCGTCCCGCAGCGATGGCAGTCCGCTCGCGGTCCTGGTCAAGGCGCCGGCAGAAATGCCCGAGCTGCCGGCGGCCGTGGAGGTCGCGGCGTACCGGATCGCGGTCGAGGCCCTGACCAACGTCGCCCGCCACTCCTCCGCCACCGAAGCCGTAGTGGAGCTGACGGTCGCCGACGGCGCCTTGCACGTCGAGGTGGCGGACGACCACCGTTCGCAGGCGCCGTGGCGACCCGGCGTGGGGCTGAGCGCGATGGTCGAGCGGGCGACCGAGGTCGGCGGCACGTGCACCGCCGGACCTTCGCCAAGCGGGGGACGCGTCCTGGCCAGCTTGCCGATCTAA